Proteins encoded by one window of Cyclobacteriaceae bacterium:
- a CDS encoding EVE domain-containing protein, whose translation MNYWLLKTEPDTYSWNDLVKDKKTVWDGVKNFQARKNMKAMKVGDWVFIYHTGAEKAAVGIAEVKKEAYADPKDKEWLVVELVPKKALKRGVSLAEVKADKKLADMALVKYARLSVQPVKKEEFDRILELSEQK comes from the coding sequence ATGAATTACTGGCTATTGAAAACTGAACCCGATACATATTCATGGAACGATCTTGTGAAAGACAAGAAAACCGTTTGGGATGGCGTTAAGAATTTTCAGGCACGCAAAAACATGAAGGCCATGAAAGTTGGCGACTGGGTGTTTATTTACCACACAGGAGCAGAGAAGGCTGCGGTGGGCATTGCGGAAGTGAAAAAAGAAGCCTATGCCGACCCAAAAGATAAAGAATGGCTGGTTGTTGAACTGGTGCCTAAAAAAGCACTGAAACGTGGCGTATCGTTAGCAGAGGTAAAAGCTGATAAAAAATTAGCCGACATGGCCCTCGTTAAATATGCCCGGCTTTCCGTTCAGCCGGTTAAAAAAGAAGAATTTGATCGCATACTTGAATTGAGTGAACAGAAATGA